In Streptomyces sp. NBC_01408, one DNA window encodes the following:
- a CDS encoding PadR family transcriptional regulator — MSLPHAILTALLEKPSSGLELTRRFDKSIGYFWSSTHQQIYRELGRLEEAGLIRELPSEVPVRGQKKEYEVLPDGSAELARWVDESQDPKPLRDALLLRIRAAAVVGPQRLAPELRRHLELHREQLGKYEAIEAKDFPPDRAAAEDRLRRLVLHGGIALETFWLSWLEEALAEVEDLTPPDGTTAA; from the coding sequence ATGTCGCTCCCGCACGCCATCCTCACCGCCCTCCTCGAGAAGCCCTCGTCGGGGCTGGAGCTGACCCGGCGCTTCGACAAGTCGATCGGGTACTTCTGGTCCTCCACGCACCAGCAGATCTACCGGGAGCTGGGCCGGCTGGAGGAGGCCGGGCTGATCCGGGAACTGCCCAGCGAGGTGCCCGTGCGCGGGCAGAAGAAGGAGTACGAGGTGCTGCCCGACGGCAGCGCGGAGCTGGCGCGGTGGGTCGACGAGAGCCAGGACCCCAAGCCGCTGCGCGACGCGCTGCTGCTGCGGATCCGCGCGGCGGCGGTCGTCGGGCCGCAGCGGCTGGCTCCCGAGCTGCGGCGCCATCTGGAGCTGCACCGGGAGCAGTTGGGGAAGTACGAGGCCATCGAGGCGAAGGACTTCCCGCCGGATCGTGCCGCGGCGGAGGACCGGCTGCGCCGGCTCGTCCTGCACGGCGGGATCGCCCTGGAGACCTTCTGGCTGAGCTGGCTGGAGGAGGCCCTCGCCGAGGTCGAGGACCTGACGCCCCCGGACGGCACCACGGCGGCCTGA